The following DNA comes from Centropristis striata isolate RG_2023a ecotype Rhode Island chromosome 3, C.striata_1.0, whole genome shotgun sequence.
aaaaacattacaaaacagtattttttttcttcattttttaaattacattactccactgcaaaatacactggcaccgtgtttgtagcaaaaatataccgtaatatatatacaagccatcatttttgcatttattttttgtaaaaatactctttctcacttttaaatgtactaaacaccatatctctaatagaaatgtactgtaatattcaatggtaaaatctttaagtcatgcagcatttataaagtattttcttgtcaattagaACAACGCAGCACAgcgtttattttgatggaaaaactttttatttgtttaaaataaaatatggaataaaatgacaatcttaaacgggaaatcaacagtgctaatatcattttaccgtaatattacaaaaagttgcaccgtatttattacggtaaagttctggcaaccacagctgctgttttttttaaccgtaaaaacaacaggttcttttttacagtgtagtttatgTCATCTCTTTATTTTGGTTTGtccacattttgttattttagcacatattatgttacaactaatgTTTTGCTTGCTTTGTATGTGTGGCCATAagatgttgggtttttttgttgcattttttatgcttgataTATATTCCATTGTCATGTAATATCATGTGAAATGAGACAAAAATTtaggaataaaaagaaaacctaTCTATTATTAATCAACCCCCTGCATTGACTTCAGTAGGGCAGAAGAATCTGGAATGCTCATCAAGGCGTATTTGTAAATACTATTGTGATGTTAGACCAGTTTTTGTgatttcacttttctttttggtATAATGGTTTATTATATACaggatacaaacacacatacatacttcTTATCAGCTGGGAGAAGCAGCACCAACCGGTTTCATGTCATTTATTTCTGAACCTTTTTGGTTATCAGAGGAAACTGACGCACTGGAAATTTCTGTAATGCCAAAATATGATCATACCAGCCAAAAGGTGCAGCCAATAACTCACATGGGGGTGCCCCTTGAAAACATTCTGGCACCTGGCTCTGACTCACCTCTTCCATTGAAACTAGAAGTCAGAGATGAAGTCTGATTAACATGTGCAGAATGCAAAACTCCATCctttgtgaaagtgaaagctgACTGCACTCAGACTTGAAAATCTTGTGCAAAagtctttattttcattataatttcaTGGCATTAGTCAAAGCACCAATCAATATGAGtggataaatgaacatttttaaagcaaTCCTGCCTTGAATTTGTCGATTTCTCGAAGTGCATTCATTTCAAGTTAAATTCCATTTTTTGTCGTCACTGTAGTAAGGTGTTTATGTGGTAACCATGCTGTGTGACAGCCTCACCTGATGTAGACAGAGCTGGCCTAGAAAACAGGGCCTCTTTCAGTCTTTCAGTTCTGCTCAGTTGTGGTGAAAGTAAAATCTACTGACGCATCACAACACACTGAACACTTTGTACAAACAGATGGTTTCAGGACTGTCAACAGAATAAACACATCGTACTGAAGTAGAGTTACAGGAAACCTTTGATGACTTCAGCACACAGCTGAACAAGTTTGCCTCAAGTTGAACTACATTGACTTCTCCAATCCAGTATAAAAACAGCCCGAGACATGCAAAGGatttgatattttaattaaagggcGTTTTTCCCAAATACCCCCAAATTAATGTGCGTTGCTCAAAGGATTGAAAAAATCGCATTTGGAAACAACAGTATCAACAGCATCTTTACAGAAACAATATTGTAGAACTATTTATTTAAGCTGTTCCAAAGTTTGTTCACAGTGACGAGTGATGTGTGGATTGCCTTGACATAACATGTCTTATTGCCAAATCCACTGCAGCACTCAGCAGCAGGAGACAGATTAGCTACTTTACAGAGAGCACAATAAGCTGCAAAGGGCCAGCATAAACAGCAGCTCTATCTTGTAACTCTCACTTTAGGTGTGGTGCCAGCTGTGTCCTGGGCCATGTCAGTGCCCGCCCACCATGCCACAGTGCCATGTTGGTGTTCGCCTGATGTTAGACAGTTGTGGGTGCTGCCAGGTGTGTGCAAGGCAGGAGGGTGAGGCCTGCAGCGACCTGCTGCCTTGTGACACCCAACGGGGGCTGAAGTGTGACTACAGTGCCAGCTTCCCTGGAGGACCTGGACAGTGTGTTGGTGAGGACAGAAAAcactcactgtaaaaaaaataaagagtagctactcaataaaattgaggcaacagattgcacgcaatattgttaattaaatctaactatgttacaagtcgAGTTAATattaacttaacaggaagtgcctgtcagttaaaaactgactaattctattgtgttggattcattcaaaattctcttgatttagaattacaaacacataaagatcatatttaatgtgatcaaaataagtagattctatctcaaacatttttatattaacgtactgcctcaaaatcaaggacgcatttatatttaatacattttatcaaatatatttagtagaattaaatgactacagaataatttattacagtgctaAAGATAAAACAGATTAGTCTGGATTACAGTGGCAAGTACTATTTAGACTGAACAAACTGCAACTGTTATGATTATattgtagatctgaggtctgcccaaacggtcagctcctttaaacctctgaagtccaggagattttggttcaacttcctatgcattcatttctgtctctgtttagcatctttcagtctgtccttacatcacatgcaaggctcctttttctccacacaaacatggctattttttttttcattttattttaattaacaaagtataaagctgccaggaaccgaaaatacaaacaaaagacataggtatctatggaaatgtaccattttttaaccatttatacacacaaaaacagcagaaaaaataataaataataaaactacaaaacagcatgtaaattaaatatagtaatagttttcattgtagcaagaaaattcacattttaaaaatggtctagtaacataaatggcacaatgtgaaaactcctatgattgcactttcaactggctttctcagcttgtctacatatcatatataaataaagttatgtacataaaacatgtattttcaataaatagatggactccagagggttaaatcaggactaaaaacactattgtttactgcagcgtactcttaactttaacacttatctgctctactctactgcccttacttttaactacgcaatgtttgacttgtactttttattattttatctcttttcttatcctactgtatcttattttatcttatttgtatttttatttctatttccctgttttaattgactgtttttaatgttttcaattgtgtcttgctgtttttaatgtttatgtaaagcactttgaatcaccttgtgttgaattgtgctataaaaaataaacttgccttgccttgaagGCAAAGACTGATGCAGCTGTCAACACCAGTACTACTACTGCTATGACAGAGGTATTGATAGCATACTAACATGCAGCAGATTGATACTGACTGCAGCTGCCACTGATACTGTCACTAATAATGATACTGccattgcactgcaaaaagccaacttgttttttttggccttaaacagtgatttaagttggtaaaacttggaaatataaactattgacatttagggcaataatgtaagttagcacaacaaaggaagccagttgtatcaCAATCGTTACATTGCAGAagttgcagaagtaaggattaaaaattattacaatgtaaaattataagttagtacaacttacagttgagttgacagaaatctgaattcagagtcgagcagactcaaaaacaaaacttaaaatatttagttgaattgtccaacttaaaattttaagtttgttgccttgcaattttgagttcacccaacttcttttttttgcagtgtgatcaAGATAAGAATAAGAAGCATATCATTTCTGTACTTCACATAAGCATTTCCCATGTTCAGTGGAAAGCATTATTCAGCAGATGATGTATTTCTGGCTCATGTTCTTACAGGAATTACTGAATAATAACATATTTCCTGCAGGTTATTTGTCTGCACATGTTTCACATAACTCACTTATCGTGAGCATGGTACTTACCCAGATAAcactccctcctctcccctccctttTTTGGGATCAGGTCAGAACGAGCTGGGCTGTGAGATGAATGGCAGGAGGCTAGAGGAGGGACAGGTATTTCAGCCTTCCTGTGCCCAGCTCTGCCACTGCCAGGGGGGAGGGGTGACCTGTGTGCCCCTGTGCAGCGATGATCTGCAGAAACCTGCGGATAAGTGCCCCAGGCCTCAGCTGGTGAGACTACCAGGGCGTTGCTGCAAAGAGTGGGTGTGTGACAGCCTGGACAACAACATTTCCTCAAATCCATCTGCAGGTAATGGGGTTGCTGTTTGACAAATCCAAACACAGATGGCTGGAAACACATTTCAACTGCAACAAGTCTGGCTGcactctaaaaaaaatgacactggctcaacttaaaaaaaattgttgtaacaatttgcatttatcgttttaagtaattccaactaagacattattgagtatttcccatgagaCTTTTATAGCTGGACTAACTCAAATAGTCTagtacaaccaacatgatttgttttgtcctctacaagCTTCATTATCTTGAACATACTCAATTTTCATATCaatgttttagtgttaataagtggtcaaatGACTCTATTAAGTTActataactcctttattttactttctttctactcagcaaagtccatgcaaattgttacctcaattttattgagtataagTAACTTATTTCCCTTAAGTCAGACATActgtaatacaatataatacttttccttgtttagtgaaggcagaaatgcttatccaaaatcaatatatttctgagttaagacatctttcatcatttttaattttgatcaacttcttgaaataagttatcaacttGATAAAACAATGTACATGtaacaaattttattttttatgctgaaaaagctcGTTTTTAAGTCATACTAACTAACCTCCTGGATCTTTTCTTAGAGTGTGTTGAGACTCACATGAAAGATTAAAAGCATAAAATGTAGCTAATTTGAAGACAGCAAAGGTGTTTGCATCACACCTCTGTCAGCTAAAAAACTGAAGTAATTGGATGGTTTTCAGCTATTTCCAATAAGGAATTAAAAGCTGCtcttaaattaccaaaaatgtttcacttttgGGTTGTGAAGAAATAAACAGATTTCAATAGAGAAGAGGTGTTTGGAAGAGCAAACATCTGTAGTAAACATCGCTGAGcttaaactcttaaaacaagataaattaaagctgcaagcagcgatgaactggcccgagcagagtgcactggaaattatttgttttttaccaagataaaaaaaactttaagttaagaagtaatttattttgttttaagagttatttttttattttaagcgtacaacatgcttatttctagattgaacttcttaatcttaatttaagaaatcttgtcaagtgaaattatctgtccatgcagcaagatcatttccctcagatttagtgtttttatcttgtttttagacaccccttttttgcagtgtgacatTGTGGAATGATGGATCCTTACCAATAAATGAATGTTTGTGCCAAAATCCAAACTAAAAAGGATTCCAATATACATCTGTGGTAAACATCGCTGAGCACTTTTCTTAGCAACTGACCTCAGCAGCAGTTCAATTCAGACAGCATATGTGTTACATTTTCAGACCTGTGAGTTCACATCAAAGCTGTTCACTTCAAATAACTTTCAGCTTGATGCACAAAGAAAATGTAATCCTCTTTGGTGTTTATTTCCAGCAGAGCAGACGCGTCAGGACAACAGGGGTGGGCTGTCATTTGGCTCCATTTCCAACTGTATCGAGTGGACCTCAGACTGGAGCCCCTGCTCCCACAGCTGTGGCCCAGGTGTCTCCACCCGCACCACAAACAGGAACTGGGCTTGTCTCCTGCAGACTGAGACCAGACTGTGCCAGGTCAGGCCGTGCCAGACCTTGCTGCCGGGGCTCCGAAGGCTGCAGCCGGTCAGTGCATAATTCCAGTCACAGTCATCTTCAATCAAATCCCTGTTAATACATTTAAGGGCAGACTTTAACATTTTTGCTGCAAGAAGATAATTAATTTTGCCACTTGCCACAAATGACCCGTCACCTCTGACCCGTCAGAAAGAAAGCAGGAACAGCCCAGGAGGGGGTGATTACAGTGATGATGGTTCCCAGCCACTGAAGTGCCCCAGGGAGCCATGCTCAAGAGCCAGCATACACAACTCAGGGCCCTGGAAATACAACACCTAAACAGAACAATAGATAATGTTCCTAATTATAGCAGTGCTTTTAAACTGCTACAACTTGTAAAGCTGCAATCCACGCTGGCTCACTGGCATGGCTCACTGGAACGCTTCAGTGGACTGAAGTTAAGCCAGTGCCAACTATCACCTGTTCGTTAGAGAATCCAAAGAGAAAGAAACTTCGCTAGCATCACAGCACACAACAAGCTTAACAATAAGTCTAGGCCATAAATAACCAACCTTACATGCCAGTGTGAGAAACGTCCAACTGTAGACTTCATGGTGGATCTCAGGTCTGTGCTACTATGAGAAGAGAAGATGGTCCTCAGGCCGGAGTTTCATGCTTAGAGGACCTttcttctttaaccctttatcaggcaaagaaccatatttgataacttgagcggacatctataacaggtctcgTCGCTCTCTGtgagctcatagaaccacatggatttctacatcacagatagtgacactgtggcatctgaccaatcagtaaatcatacaagattcaagctttcctttattttcattgtattaacaattccctcagatttactgtttttatctttatctagtgtttttagacacaccttttttgcagtgtgacatTATGAAATGCTGCATCCTTACCAACAAATTAATGTGTGTGCCAAAGTCCAAACTAAAAAGGATTCCAATATACATCAATCTATAAATGGCTGCAATTGCTACAATAATT
Coding sequences within:
- the LOC131968093 gene encoding CCN family member 5-like, encoding MAVFLRGGEGEERRTKEGAEKAEVRMMDRKDTQLVCSLLLCIVTQVWCQLCPGPCQCPPTMPQCHVGVRLMLDSCGCCQVCARQEGEACSDLLPCDTQRGLKCDYSASFPGGPGQCVGQNELGCEMNGRRLEEGQVFQPSCAQLCHCQGGGVTCVPLCSDDLQKPADKCPRPQLVRLPGRCCKEWVCDSLDNNISSNPSAAEQTRQDNRGGLSFGSISNCIEWTSDWSPCSHSCGPGVSTRTTNRNWACLLQTETRLCQVRPCQTLLPGLRRLQPGSGMCESSYISLLPVQLKQQGCWSTRAYRPRFCTLTCPEGRCCSPSLTRTAWMLFRCPQGRFTQQQVMMIESCSCSIFNCHQSTATAAQRVLPWL